A window of Cryptomeria japonica chromosome 3, Sugi_1.0, whole genome shotgun sequence contains these coding sequences:
- the LOC131075890 gene encoding uncharacterized protein LOC131075890 — translation MATFLHHIARETADVQRLAKFYEEVLGFHRIDTPDFGREVVWLSLQSVVALHIIRRDQNANLPETPFNTQADTKKLDPQQITSGHHLSFAVSDYDAFVKKLNERGISTFEQIRQGGEIKQVFFFDVDGNGLEVGNWPPPV, via the exons ATGGCAACTTTTCTCCATCACATTGCAAGGGAAACTGCAGACGTTCAGCGCCTTGCTAAATTTTATGAGGAG GTTTTGGGGTTTCACCGAATTGATACTCCCGATTTCGGTCGAGAAGTTGTATGGCTTTCTCTTCAGTCTGTTGTTGCACTGCATATCATTCGAAGGGACCAAAATGCAAATCTTCCAGAAACTCCATTCAATACACAAGCTGATACCAA GAAATTAGACCCACAACAGATTACATCAGGGCATCACTTATCATTCGCTGTTTCTGATTATGATGCCTTTGTCAAGAAGCTAAAT GAAAGGGGGATTTCAACTTTCGAGCAAATCCGACAAGGAGGGGAAataaaacaagtatttttctttgaTGTTGATG GAAATGGCTTGGAAGTTGGTAACTGGCCTCCACCTGTTTGA